A window of Chlorobium phaeobacteroides DSM 266 genomic DNA:
GATCAGGATGACAAGGAGGGGGATCAGGATGACAAGGAGGGGGATCAGGATGACAAGGAGGGGGATCAGGATGACAAGGAGGGGGATCAGGATGACAAGGAGGGGGATCAGGATGACAAGGAGGAGGATCAGGATGACAAGGAGGAGGATCAGGATGACAAGGAGGGGGATCAGGATGAAAAAAAGAGGGATCGGGATGACAAGGCGACAGGGTCATTCGAATTATTGGTTTTGAATTCCTGATTTAGAATTGGGAAGAGAGAACTTCAGATTCATGGTAGATTATTAAACTCTTCTTCATCCGCACTCAGAACTCACATTTTGATCTAAAGGTTTTTTGAAGAGGAAATGATTTAAGCTACTTTACTGTTTATGAGAGGATTTGTTTTATTTCCTCTATTCAAAACAACTCTTTTTGACTTTATGGGTAAACTTCAGGTCGATATTCTTGGACTTTCGGCAAGTCCTCATACCAACGGTGCATATGCCCTTATTCTTTATGAGCTTGAAGGGAAGCGCAAGCTTCCGATCATTATCGGTGGCTTTGAGGCTCAGGCGATTGCGCTCAAACTTGAAAATATCAAGCCTCCCCGTCCTTTTACCCATGATCTGTTCAAGAGCGTTGCTGATGCGTTCAGTCTGCACGTTAAAGAGATATTTATTGACGAACTGCATAACGAAACCTTTTACGCAAAGATTATTTGCGAACTGGGAGGCGAGTTGCATGAGATCGATGCTCGTCCCAGTGATGCCATTGCCATCGCGGTACGCTTTAACGCTCCGGTGTTCGTTACTGAAGAGATTATGAATGAAGCCGGCATTCGCGAAGAGCAGAAAGAGAGTGAGGAGGAGGGCGAAGAGGATAATACCTCCTCTTTTATCCAGGAAGAGCCCCAGCCGGGAGGAATGCCTGCCCAGAGCGCGGCATTGCTTGAACTGCAGGGAAGACTTGATGATGCGATAAGCAGGGAGAACTATGAGGAAGCAGCCAGAATTCGTGACGAGATAAACCGGATAAAAAACCAGGGGTAACAGCGGGGATTCTATTCCGGGCAGACTGTCGTGAGTTCGTGAAAAAAATATGAGAAATTTACAAAAAAAAAGGAGGCCGAAGCCTCCTTTTCTGCATTACAGTATAACCTGATGCTTACAGGTTGACTCTAAGACCAAGCAGAGCACTGTGGCTCGATATGTTGGTATTGAGGTCCAATGGCATGGTGAAGTCAGTTGTTGCAAAGTAACGGTAACGGGCATCAAGCATGATTCCGTCGCCGATCGGTACAGCAAGACCTGCTCCAACCTGATAGGCAAGAGTTGTCTCATTGACGTTAAGTCCAAGAGCGTTTAAATCAACAGGAGCGCCTAAACGTCTTGACAGATACTCATTTGCATCATCAATGTCATCAGCACTTATGCCGAGATCGTTGGTGTCGGCCAGTGTAAGATCATTGATGCTGACCTGGGCAACACCGATACCGGCCATTGCATAGAGTTCAACGCCACCAAGATCGAAATCGTAGAAGCCGTTTGCC
This region includes:
- a CDS encoding bifunctional nuclease family protein, which translates into the protein MGKLQVDILGLSASPHTNGAYALILYELEGKRKLPIIIGGFEAQAIALKLENIKPPRPFTHDLFKSVADAFSLHVKEIFIDELHNETFYAKIICELGGELHEIDARPSDAIAIAVRFNAPVFVTEEIMNEAGIREEQKESEEEGEEDNTSSFIQEEPQPGGMPAQSAALLELQGRLDDAISRENYEEAARIRDEINRIKNQG
- a CDS encoding outer membrane protein produces the protein MKKSLSLLAVLAVVGFASTPVQAADHYVSGMAGISWMQDSSIDLPLNLNEVFGVGIDLGYSSGFTAVGAVGCDYGSTRLEAEVGYQTNDIDSITGSFDGDSASLALSGNAKVLSLMANGFYDFDLGGVELYAMAGIGVAQVSINDLTLADTNDLGISADDIDDANEYLSRRLGAPVDLNALGLNVNETTLAYQVGAGLAVPIGDGIMLDARYRYFATTDFTMPLDLNTNISSHSALLGLRVNL